A stretch of the Solanum dulcamara chromosome 6, daSolDulc1.2, whole genome shotgun sequence genome encodes the following:
- the LOC129891336 gene encoding histone-lysine N-methyltransferase ASHH1-like, translated as MLHSDEDKSNVVQFPEGVTPFVHITQNIFLRRKHKKLKEDDIAICECKYDASDPESACGERCLNMLTNIECTPGYCQCGETCKNQIFQKREYAKTKLFRTIGRGWGLIADENIKAGQFIIEYCGEVISSEAAKKRSHAYEAHEIKDTYIISLDANYFIDSTRKGNFSRFINHACRPNCETRKWTVLGETRVGIFAMQDISVGMELTINYYFEWYGGITVRCLCGAANCCIFLGAKSQRFQEYNHVWKDGNNSLSHCRYKVEPSNRSRKNYNIIESGSTTKKKSQRIPKWKKSHRIPKRKIRSSSHKQVIKGSTRRSYQVPGDKKLKSF; from the exons ATGTTGCATTCAGACGAAGACAAAAGCAATGTG gTCCAATTTCCGGAAGGAGTAACACCATTTGTTCATattactcaaaatatatttttaaggcGAAA ACATAAGAAACTGAAAGAAGATGATATTGCTATTTGTGAATGCAAGTATGATGCTAGTGATCCTGAAAGTGCGTGTGGAGAAAGATGCTTGAATATGCTGACCAACATTGAATGTACACCGGGATACTGCCAGTGCGGGGAGACTTGCAAAAATCAG ATATTCCAGAAACGTGAATATGCAAAAACTAAGTTGTTCAGGACTATCGGGCGTGGTTGGGGCCTTATAGCTGATGAGAATATAAAG GCCGGACAGTTCATCATTGAATACTGTGGAGAAGTGATATCATCTGAAGCAGCAAAGAAAAGGTCTCACGCTTATGAAGCTCATG AAATCAAGGACACGTACATAATTTCTCTAGATGCTAATTATTTCATTGACTCCACTCGGAAGGGAAATTTTTCAAGATTCATAAATCATGCATG CCGACCAAATTGTGAAACGAGGAAATGGACAGTGTTAGGGGAAACAAGGGTAGGAATATTTGCAATGCAAGATATATCGGTTGGAATGGAGCTGACAATTAACTATTATTTTGAGTGGTACGGGGGTATAACTGTTCGTTGTCTGTGTGGAGCTGCAAACTGTTGTATTTTTTTGGGTGCCAAGTCTCAACGATTCCAG GAGTACAACCATGTCTGGAAAGATGGTAACAACAG TCTTTCTCACTGTAGATATAAGGTGGAACCAAGTAATAGGTCACGTaagaattataatattattgaaTCTGGTTCAACAACGAAGAAGAAATCTCAGCGCATTCCCAAGTGGAAGAAGTCTCATCGCATTCCCAAGCGGAAGATTAGATCTTCCAGCCATAAGCAAGTCATCAAAGGAAGCACGAGAAGAAGTTACCAAGTACCAG GGGATAAAAAATTGAAGTCATTTTAA